The DNA segment GATTTCAATCAAATTCCAATTTCACTGGTTCAACGCGTTGAATATATTCGAGGCCCACGTTCTGCCGTGTATGGCTCGGGGGCGATGGGGGGCGTTATCAACGTGATTACGCAAACCGATAAGGAAGGCGCGCAGATCACTGCAGGCGTCGGCTCCAAAGGATTCCAGCAGTACGATGGAAGCGTGCGTCAGAAAATTAGTGATAACACTAAAGTGACGTTGGCGGGGTCGTATGAGAGCACTAAAGGATTTAACGTGCAGCCGGGTTCAACGTACGAACCCGATCATGATGATGATGGCTATCGCAACAAGACTTTCTGGGGCGGGATAGATCACCAGTTTAACAACGAGTTTTCTGGCTTTGCTCGTGGCTATGGGTATACCAACAACAGTGACTATGATGCTAATGGCCCAGGCTATACCGATGAAGCTCAAACATATAATCATACTTATGATGCTGGGCTACGTTATTTGTCAGGTGCTTATTCCTCTCAGCTGATGGGCAGCTATCAGAAAGTCAAAAACTACAACTACAGTAGTGAATATGGTCGCTATGGTAATGCCACCACGCTAGATGATATGGAACAGCGCAATATCCAATGGGGAAATACCTACAGTTTGGATAATGGTCAAATTAGCGCAGGTGTTGATTGGCAGCAACAGCGTCTGACGTCCTCAGACATCAGAAAATCTGATAGCTATAAACGTGATAATTCAGGCCTGTACCTTACAGGACAGCAAAAACTGGGTGATGTCACGCTGGAAGCCTCTGGCCGTGAAGATAAAGACGAACAGTTCGGTTGGCACGGTACTTGGCAAACGGCAGCGGGTTGGGAGTTTACGCCGGGCTATCGAGCCACGTTATCTTATGGCACCGGATTCTTGGCTCCGTCATTGGGACAGCAATTTGGCTCAACACGTTTCAATATTGTTTCTAACCCAAATCTAAAACCTGAAGAATCTAAGCAGTGGGAAGCAGGTTTAGAGGGATTGACTGGACCACTTGATTGGCGTCTGTCTGCGTATCATTACAAAATTGAAAACCTGATTACGTACACTTCTGAGCCAACACCACCTTACAATGGCAGTTACGACAATATCGATTCTGCCACTATTAAAGGCGTCGAGTGGACGGGCAGCATTGATACAGGGATCTTCACGCATCAGGTCACCTTGCAGTATTTAGATCCGCGTAATGATAAAAATGATGAAGTACTAGCGCGTCGTGCCAAACGGCAGGCTAAATATCAGCTCGACTGGACCATGTTTAATGTCGATATGGATGTCTCGTATCAATATTATGGCCGTCGTTACGATAACAACACGTCTAAATACAACAATACGCAGCAGGTATTGCCAAGCTACAGCACCGTCGATATTTCAGCCTCTTATCCGGTTACATCTCATCTAACAGTTCGTGGTAGAATCGCCAACCTGTTAGATAAAGATTATGAAACAGCTTATGGCTACCAAACCGCAGGGAGAGAATATTATCTCTCCGGTAGCTACACCTTCTAATGATGTAGCGACTTCTAAACCCACTGCGCTGGTTTTTGACTCCGGCGTGGGTGGGTTATCTGTATATCAAGAGATCCGTGATTTGCTTCCGGATCTCCACTATATATATGCATTCGACAATCAGGGATTCCCCTATGGGGAAAAAGACGAAGCGTTTATTATCGACCGCGTTGTTAAAACCGTTGCCGAAGTGCAAAAGCGTCATCCTCTCTCTATTGTTATCATCGCCTGTAATACCGCAAGCACCATCACGCTCCCTGCATTACGCGAACGCTTCAATTGCCCTATCGTTGGGGTTGTGCCCGCGATAAAACCAGCGGCAAAGCTGACGCGCAACGGCATTGTTGGTTTGCTAGCGACTAGGGCAACTGTGCAGCGTTCATATACTCACGACCTGATTGCTCGTTTTGCGAAAGACTGCAGCATCAAAATGCTGGGCTCTGCTGAGCTGGTGGAATTGGCTGAAGCTAAACTGCATGGCGAAGAGATTGATCATACGGTGCTAAAGAAGATACTACGCCCGTGGCTGTCGATGGCAGAACCGCCAGATACGGTGGTTCTGGGATGTACGCATTTTCCTTTGCTGCGCGAAGAGCTGGCAGCGGTATTACCCGCTGGGACTCGTTTAGTTGATTCGGGTGCCGCAATAGCCCGTCGTGTCGCTTGGCTGATTGCTAATCAGGAAAACGTGCTGAGCGCTGAAAATGATTTGGCTTATGCAACAGAAACAAATAGCGATACCGACGCACTTTTACCTGTATTGCATCGTTTAGGCTTCTCAGAACTACGCGAATTGAGCATTTAATCCTCAAATATGTGGTTTTTGGTGAAAACTTGCGCGGTTGAAAAGTTTTTTTAAATTAGGGGTTGTCAGCCGTTCAGAAGTCCCTATAATGCGCCACCACTGACCGGGAACAACGACGCAAACGTCGCTCGGTGAGGAAGAGAAAAGCATCGCAGTAATGCGAATTTCTGAAAAGAAAAAAGCTTGACTCTTCAGGAGGAAAGCGTAATATGCACCTCCCGAGTTGCTGGAACGAATGTTCGCAATTCGCTGCTCTTTAACAATTTATCAGACAATCTGTGTGGGCACTCACAAGACAATATCTAACGTCCTCGGACGATAAAATATTAAAGTCTTGAAGAGTGACCAAGCAGTAATTCATTTAGTGAATTATTACGAAAGTTAATTTTCGAGCATCGCTTAACTTGTTTAAGCAAATCAAGCTTTTAATTGAAGAGTTTGATCATGGCTCAGATTGAACGCTGGCGGCAGGCCTAACACATGCAAGTCGAGCGGTAGCACAAGAGAGCTTGCTCTCTGGGTGACGAGCGGCGGACGGGTGAGTAATGTCTGGGAAACTGCCTGATGGAGGGGGATAACTACTGGAAACGGTAGCTAATACCGCATGACGTCTTCGGACCAAAGTGGGGGACCTTCGGGCCTCACGCCATCAGATGTGCCCAGATGGGATTAGCTAGTAGGTGGGGTAATGGCTCACCTAGGCGACGATCTCTAGCTGGTCTGAGAGGATGACCAGCCACACTGGAACTGAGACACGGTCCAGACTCCTACGGGAGGCAGCAGTGGGGAATATTGCACAATGGGCGCAAGCCTGATGCAGCCATGCCGCGTGTATGAAGAAGGCCTTCGGGTTGTAAAGTACTTTCAGCGAGGAGGAAGGCATTGTGGTTAATAACCACAGTGATTGACGTTACTCGCAGAAGAAGCACCGGCTAACTCCGTGCCAGCAGCCGCGGTAATACGGAGGGTGCAAGCGTTAATCGGAATTACTGGGCGTAAAGCGCACGCAGGCGGTTGATTAAGTCAGATGTGAAATCCCCGAGCTTAACTTGGGAACTGCATTTGAAACTGGTCAGCTAGAGTCTTGTAGAGGGGGGTAGAATTCCAGGTGTAGCGGTGAAATGCGTAGAGATCTGGAGGAATACCGGTGGCGAAGGCGGCCCCCTGGACAAAGACTGACGCTCAGGTGCGAAAGCGTGGGGAGCAAACAGGATTAGATACCCTGGTAGTCCACGCTGTAAACGATGTCGACTTGGAGGTTGTGCCCTTGAGGCGTGGCTTCCGGAGCTAACGCGTTAAGTCGACCGCCTGGGGAGTACGGCCGCAAGGTTAAAACTCAAATGAATTGACGGGGGCCCGCACAAGCGGTGGAGCATGTGGTTTAATTCGATGCAACGCGAAGAACCTTACCTACTCTTGACATCCAGAGAATTTAGCAGAGATGCTTTAGTGCCTTCGGGAACTCTGAGACAGGTGCTGCATGGCTGTCGTCAGCTCGTGTTGTGAAATGTTGGGTTAAGTCCCGCAACGAGCGCAACCCTTATCCTTTGTTGCCAGCACGTAATGGTGGGAACTCAAAGGAGACTGCCGGTGATAAACCGGAGGAAGGTGGGGATGACGTCAAGTCATCATGGCCCTTACGAGTAGGGCTACACACGTGCTACAATGGCATATACAAAGAGAAGCGAACTCGCGAGAGCAAGCGGACCTCATAAAGTATGTCGTAGTCCGGATTGGAGTCTGCAACTCGACTCCATGAAGTCGGAATCGCTAGTAATCGTAGATCAGAATGCTACGGTGAATACGTTCCCGGGCCTTGTACACACCGCCCGTCACACCATGGGAGTGGGTTGCAAAAGAAGTAGGTAGCTTAACCTTCGGGAGGGCGCTTACCACTTTGTGATTCATGACTGGGGTGAAGTCGTAACAAGGTAACCGTAGGGGAACCTGCGGTTGGATCACCTCCTTACCTAAAGATAGCGTTAAGTGCAGTGTCCACACAGATTGTCTGATGAAGAATAACGAGCAGAATACCTTTATATAGGCTTGTAGCTCAGGTGGTTAGAGCGCACCCCTGATAAGGGTGAGGTCGGTGGTTCAAGTCCACTCAGGCCTACCAAATTCTTACTCATACTGCGTTGTCGTCACGCATCGTTTGCAATAGCAAACTTCGCATGACTCCGCCTTGTCTGAGAAAGAATTAAACTCTTCTATGAGTGGTAATGTATAAA comes from the Hafnia alvei genome and includes:
- the btuB gene encoding TonB-dependent vitamin B12 receptor BtuB; protein product: MTIKKNALMAALSVTAFSGWAQDSNETPSSSSANTNDDVIVTASRFPQPVSTVLAPTDIVTRDDIDRWQAKTLNDVMRRLPGVDIAQNGGMGQSASMYIRGTSASQVLVLVDGIPVARPGISNTADFNQIPISLVQRVEYIRGPRSAVYGSGAMGGVINVITQTDKEGAQITAGVGSKGFQQYDGSVRQKISDNTKVTLAGSYESTKGFNVQPGSTYEPDHDDDGYRNKTFWGGIDHQFNNEFSGFARGYGYTNNSDYDANGPGYTDEAQTYNHTYDAGLRYLSGAYSSQLMGSYQKVKNYNYSSEYGRYGNATTLDDMEQRNIQWGNTYSLDNGQISAGVDWQQQRLTSSDIRKSDSYKRDNSGLYLTGQQKLGDVTLEASGREDKDEQFGWHGTWQTAAGWEFTPGYRATLSYGTGFLAPSLGQQFGSTRFNIVSNPNLKPEESKQWEAGLEGLTGPLDWRLSAYHYKIENLITYTSEPTPPYNGSYDNIDSATIKGVEWTGSIDTGIFTHQVTLQYLDPRNDKNDEVLARRAKRQAKYQLDWTMFNVDMDVSYQYYGRRYDNNTSKYNNTQQVLPSYSTVDISASYPVTSHLTVRGRIANLLDKDYETAYGYQTAGREYYLSGSYTF
- the murI gene encoding glutamate racemase — protein: MATKPQGENIISPVATPSNDVATSKPTALVFDSGVGGLSVYQEIRDLLPDLHYIYAFDNQGFPYGEKDEAFIIDRVVKTVAEVQKRHPLSIVIIACNTASTITLPALRERFNCPIVGVVPAIKPAAKLTRNGIVGLLATRATVQRSYTHDLIARFAKDCSIKMLGSAELVELAEAKLHGEEIDHTVLKKILRPWLSMAEPPDTVVLGCTHFPLLREELAAVLPAGTRLVDSGAAIARRVAWLIANQENVLSAENDLAYATETNSDTDALLPVLHRLGFSELRELSI